Genomic segment of Candidatus Krumholzibacteriia bacterium:
AAGGACGAGGTCCGCGACCTCGCACGGCGCCACGGTCTGCCCGTGGCCGACGCGCCCGAGAGCCAGGAGCTGTGCTTCGCGCCCGATGGCGACCGGTCGTACCTGCTGGGCGAAGGCGCCCGCCCCGGCGAGATCGTCGACGTCGAGGGCAACGTGCTGGGCGAGCACCCCGGCGTGGAGTTCTTCACCGTGGGCCAGCGCAAGGGCCTGGGCCTGGGCGGCGGTCCCGTGCGTTTCGTCGTCGATCTGGACGGGGAGCGCAACCGCGTGGTCGTGGGCGGCGAGCAACACCTCCTCGGGGATCGCCTGGTGTTGGACCAGGCGGTGTGGCGCGACCCTGTGGATTCTGCAGAGGGCCTCGTGGCCCGAACGCGCTATCGTCATCCCGGCGTCGAGGTCGCCGCGCTGGAGCGCGACGCCGATGGCCGGCCGGTCGGCGTGCACCTGGCCACACCCGACCGCGCGCCCGCGGTGGGGCAGGCCGTGGTCTTCTACCGCGACGACGTGGTCGTCGGCGGCGCCCGGATCGCGGCCGCGCCGCGAGGTCCCCAATGGAGGTCCCCGTCATGAGCGAAGAGAAGCCGACGTCGTCGGAGGGTCCGAAGCGGTCACGCCGGATCCGTCGGGTGTTGCTCGGACTCGGCGCGGTGGCGGCACTCGTCGTCGTCCTCGCCGTGGTCGCCGTGCTGCTGGTGCCCGCCGAGAAGATCCAGCAGATCGCCTTCGACCAGCTCGAGGCCAACACCGGACTGCAGGGCAGCGCCACCGACGCCTCGGTGAGCATCTTCCCGCTCGGTGCGCGTCTCGAGGGTCTGCGCATCGAGGATCCCTCGGGTGCGTCGGAGGTGTGGACCGACCTGCAGATCGATCTGGAGAGCGCGCTGGTGAGCGCGAGTCTGTGGTCGATCCTGCGTGGTTCGCCGGAGATCCAGGAAGTGCGCCTGGTGCGCCCGCGCGTGGAGATCGCACTCGCCGAGCCGGCGCCGGCCGATGGTGGGGGTGGAACTGCCTCGTCGCAGGCCGCGCCCGAGATGGCCGCCGCGCTCGGACTGCTGTCGATCGAGGACGGCGAGATCGTCGTCCACCAGCCCACCGGCGAGACACTCACGCTGAGCGGGCTCGACAACCGTGCGTCGCTGCGCGTGGGCGAGGGCGAGGCCAGCGGCGACGTCGAGGGAAGCCTGCGCTCGTTCACCATGGAGGGCGGCGAGCTGCCGCAGCGTGTGGAGTTGCCACGGCTCGAGTGGGAGCTCGGCCTGAGCGCCGCCGTCGACGGCGCGCGCGGAGACGTCGAGGTCCGACGCGTGGAGTCGAGCGGTGTGCGCGCCAACGGCGACGCCGCCTGGACCCTCGCCGCCGACGGAACGCCCGAACTCGACGTGCAGCTGACCACCGCCGCCGACCTGGCGAAGCTGTGGACCGACATCGGCCGCGACTACGTCGACCCGGCCACGCTGCCCGAGGGCTTCAGCCTGGACGACTTCGAGCTGCTGGCCGGTGCCGTGAACGCCGACGTGCGCTACGCCGGCCGCGTGCCCGAGGCCGATCCCGACGATCCGACCGCGGCGCTCGGTCCGCTCGAGGTCGACGGCACGCTCGAGGGTTTCCGCGTGCGGTTGATCGACCGCACCGATCTGATCGAAGTCGATTCCGACTTCACCGTGTCCGGCGGCCGCGCGTCGTTCTCGTCGTTGGAGCTGACCGGAGCTCTGGGCACCGTGAACGGCAGTGGCGGCGTGCCGCTCGCCTTCGATGCTCCGCTGACCGCGAACGTCGAGGCCGATCTCGACGTGGCCGCGGTCCGTGGTCTGGGCGTGCAGTGGTGGCCGCGTTTGAGTGCGCTGGCCGCGACCGAGGACGGCGCCGAGCCCGCCGGACCTGCGGAGTGGCCCACCGTCGTCGGCCGCGTGCAGGCCTCGGCCGAGCTGCGCGTGCCCGCCGACGGCAGCTTCGATCCCACGACCGGTGCCGCCGACGCCGTCACGTGGACCGTGCGCTCCGAACAGATGCAGATCGGCCTGGTCGACTTCACCGAGCCGGTGTTCGCCCGCGGCCTCGTGGCGCGCGGCGACCTGCGCAACGCACGGCTCGAGGAGGGCCGCGTGGAGGGACCCGGCCTGAACGCCACGGCCACCCTGCAGGCCAGCGGCTGGCCCGAACGGATCGTGGTGCGCGGTGACGTGCGCGCCTCCGAGTTGGACCTCGACGCTCTGCAGGCGGCCATGGTCACCGCCGAGAGCGCGTCGCTCGACGGGCGTTGGCTCGACGACGTGTTCGGTGTGCGCGTGGCCCACGCCGCTACCGGTGAGACCACCGAGATCCCCGCGCCCCCCGCCGAGCTCGACGCCCGCATCGACCTGTCGGCCGAGACCGTGAAGACCAGCGGCTACACCCTGCGCGACCTCGGCGCCCGCGCGACCGTGGTCGAGCAGCAGCTCGACGTGAGCGACATCCGCGGCCAGCTCGGCGACGGCAGCCTGAGCGGTTCGGCCAACGTCGACTGGACCGCCGAGACCCCGCAGTGGCAGACCGACCTGCAGGCTTCGAAGGTGTCGGCCACGACGCTGCTCGAGCCCTTCGCCGGACCTCTGGCCCAGGCCCTGAACACCGACTTCAGCGGCGAGATCGACCTCGACGGCCCCCTGTCGACCCAGCCCGAGCAGGTGATCGCCGCCCTGACCGGCCTGGCCGATCTCCGCGCCGAGTCCGGCAGCCTCGCCGCCGAGGACCTGCTCGGCCCCAAGGTGAGCCGCTTCCTCGGCGAGCACGCCGAGCAGTGGAAGCAGCTGACCTTCGACGCCCTCGACGCCGACCTCGAGGTGCGCGAGGGCAAGGTCTTCTTCCAGAAGCTGCTGATCCGCGGCCGCACCGAGGTCGACGCCGGCGGCTGGGTCGGTCTCGACGGCACCACCAACGTCCGCCTCGACGTCCGCCTGCCCGCCGGCATGACCCCGCAGCTCGGCGCCCTGCAGCCCGTGGCCGATCTCCTGCAGGACGAGCAGCAGCGCATCGCCTTCGGCGTGAACGTCACCGGCCCCGGCCGCAGCCCGAACGTCGAGATCGACCTCGCCGAGCTCCAGCAACGCGCCACCGACCGCGGCCGCGACGCCCTCCGCGACGAGGCCCAGGGCGCCCTCGACGACCTCATCGACCGCAACCGCGGCGGCGTCGAGGACGCGCTGGGGGATCTGCTCGGCGGTGGCAGCGGCGGCAGTGGCAGCGGCAGTGGCAGCGGCAGCGGCAGCGGCGGCCAGGCCGAGCCCGACTCCAACGCCGGCGGCCAGGAGTCGTCCCTCGAGGACAAGGTGAAGGAGGGCCTCGGCGGCCTGCTCGAAGGACTCGGTGGAAAGAAGAAGGACGAGAAGAAGGGCGGAGGAGGCGGCGGCGGCGACGTCGACGACGACGACGAGTGAGCCCCGCGCTTCCGGTGCGGAAGTCGGGATCCAGGAATTCTTCCTGGGCCACTTCCGCCGCGGAAGCGGCCGGCCCGGTGACAGCTGTGGAAGTTCCGCGCTGGAACGCGTGGAAGCGCGCCCCGACTTCCGCCGCGGAAGCGACCACCCGGGTGACGCCTGTGGAAGTTCCGCCCCGGAACCCAGGCCGCCCACCGGCACTTCCGCTCCGGAAGCCGCCGCGCGCGAGCTGCCTGCCGAAAGCCCCAACCGACCCCGTTCCAGGGGCTTCCGGGGCCTTCTTGACACTCTTTGACCCCGTTGCTACGTTCCCTGCCTTGTCCCGGAGAGGTGACCGAGTGGCTTAAGGTGCTCGCCTGCTAAGCGAGTGTGTCGTTTATAGCGGCACCGAGGGTTCGAATCCCTCCCTCTCCGCCAGTTCTTTCCAGCCGACCGCCGCCGCGGTGGGCCTGGCGCGTCAGGAACAGGTGGCCGAAACCATTCACCGCGACTAATGTTCCGCGCCGACAGTTCGCGCCCGTAGCTCAATTGGATAGAGCGTCTGACTACGGATCAGAAGGTTGGGGGTTCGAATCCTCCCGGGCGCACCATCGAACCGACTGCACATCGACGACGAGCCTCGAAGCTCCACGATCACGGTCAGCCCACGGGCTGGCCGTTCGTCGTTGCACTCACCGATCCCCGGAACCACTCACCGATCCCGCGAACCCCTCACCATCTCCGCCATCACCTTCCCCAACCCGTC
This window contains:
- a CDS encoding AsmA-like C-terminal region-containing protein; translation: MSEEKPTSSEGPKRSRRIRRVLLGLGAVAALVVVLAVVAVLLVPAEKIQQIAFDQLEANTGLQGSATDASVSIFPLGARLEGLRIEDPSGASEVWTDLQIDLESALVSASLWSILRGSPEIQEVRLVRPRVEIALAEPAPADGGGGTASSQAAPEMAAALGLLSIEDGEIVVHQPTGETLTLSGLDNRASLRVGEGEASGDVEGSLRSFTMEGGELPQRVELPRLEWELGLSAAVDGARGDVEVRRVESSGVRANGDAAWTLAADGTPELDVQLTTAADLAKLWTDIGRDYVDPATLPEGFSLDDFELLAGAVNADVRYAGRVPEADPDDPTAALGPLEVDGTLEGFRVRLIDRTDLIEVDSDFTVSGGRASFSSLELTGALGTVNGSGGVPLAFDAPLTANVEADLDVAAVRGLGVQWWPRLSALAATEDGAEPAGPAEWPTVVGRVQASAELRVPADGSFDPTTGAADAVTWTVRSEQMQIGLVDFTEPVFARGLVARGDLRNARLEEGRVEGPGLNATATLQASGWPERIVVRGDVRASELDLDALQAAMVTAESASLDGRWLDDVFGVRVAHAATGETTEIPAPPAELDARIDLSAETVKTSGYTLRDLGARATVVEQQLDVSDIRGQLGDGSLSGSANVDWTAETPQWQTDLQASKVSATTLLEPFAGPLAQALNTDFSGEIDLDGPLSTQPEQVIAALTGLADLRAESGSLAAEDLLGPKVSRFLGEHAEQWKQLTFDALDADLEVREGKVFFQKLLIRGRTEVDAGGWVGLDGTTNVRLDVRLPAGMTPQLGALQPVADLLQDEQQRIAFGVNVTGPGRSPNVEIDLAELQQRATDRGRDALRDEAQGALDDLIDRNRGGVEDALGDLLGGGSGGSGSGSGSGSGSGGQAEPDSNAGGQESSLEDKVKEGLGGLLEGLGGKKKDEKKGGGGGGGDVDDDDE